Proteins encoded in a region of the Paenibacillus sp. W2I17 genome:
- a CDS encoding DUF1565 domain-containing protein, which produces MIRVVILMIPILMVLVSGCQNHTSAMKEPVSVQKSDPQVIHYISPQGNDSNKGTIQSPWKTLQHAADHASPGSTIYLREGVYHQKVKITKSGNSSANPTLFSSYPQEQVIIDGKGLSVRGIEGLIEIENASYITIQNLEIRNFTTTLGGQVPTGIYVHGAGKHIQLLGNTIHAIASYATPEGPDLRGRDAHGIAIYGTEHPQALRDIIIKDNELYDLTLGSSESLAVNGNVDTFAIQDNIIHDSDNIGIDLIGYEGTSEDDTYDQARNGIVRGNEVYDITSNNNPSYGTDLPNYTNSAGGIYVDGGKDHIIDQNRVYRSDIGIEIASEHAGRSTSNITVRDNLIYSNRLTGIAMGGYDEERGATEDSKIMYNTLVGNDTLNAGNGQLFMQSRTKNNTFMRNILVSGSSEVLIYNEYTSNTGNVFDHNVYYSPGEQEDALWVWKNKAYSGIAAYIKGSGNDAHSIYVNPAFMDEPNEDFRPQANSPAKAYGYLAPR; this is translated from the coding sequence TTGATTCGCGTAGTTATACTTATGATTCCGATTCTGATGGTGCTTGTATCCGGTTGTCAGAATCATACATCTGCCATGAAGGAACCCGTTTCTGTTCAAAAGTCTGATCCCCAGGTCATCCATTACATATCACCCCAAGGAAACGACTCGAATAAAGGAACCATTCAATCTCCTTGGAAAACGTTGCAGCACGCAGCCGACCATGCTTCGCCGGGAAGCACGATCTATTTGCGTGAAGGGGTCTACCATCAGAAAGTCAAAATCACCAAAAGCGGTAATTCTTCCGCTAATCCAACCCTATTTTCAAGTTATCCTCAGGAGCAGGTTATCATTGATGGTAAAGGTTTATCTGTCCGGGGCATTGAAGGGTTAATTGAAATTGAAAATGCCAGTTATATCACGATTCAGAATCTCGAAATTCGTAATTTTACAACCACACTTGGGGGCCAAGTTCCAACCGGGATCTATGTCCACGGAGCAGGTAAGCATATTCAACTGTTAGGCAACACCATACACGCGATCGCTAGTTACGCAACTCCTGAAGGCCCCGATTTACGGGGCAGAGATGCCCACGGTATTGCCATTTATGGTACAGAGCACCCTCAAGCTTTACGCGATATCATCATCAAGGATAATGAATTGTATGATCTCACACTTGGTTCAAGCGAGTCACTCGCAGTCAACGGTAATGTCGATACGTTTGCCATCCAGGACAATATCATCCATGATTCCGACAATATTGGTATTGATCTGATCGGGTACGAGGGTACGTCCGAGGACGACACGTACGATCAGGCTCGGAACGGCATTGTACGAGGCAACGAAGTATACGATATTACGTCCAATAATAATCCCTCCTACGGTACAGACCTGCCCAATTATACCAACTCGGCCGGCGGCATCTATGTAGATGGCGGGAAAGATCATATCATCGACCAGAACCGGGTATATCGGAGCGACATCGGAATTGAGATTGCATCAGAGCATGCCGGACGTTCAACCAGCAACATTACCGTGCGTGATAACCTGATTTATTCCAACAGATTGACGGGTATTGCCATGGGAGGTTATGACGAGGAACGAGGAGCTACCGAGGATAGCAAGATTATGTACAATACACTTGTGGGAAATGATACCCTGAATGCAGGCAATGGACAGTTATTCATGCAGTCACGGACAAAGAACAATACATTCATGCGTAACATTCTCGTATCAGGCAGCTCGGAAGTACTAATATACAACGAATATACTAGCAATACCGGCAATGTGTTTGACCATAATGTCTATTACTCACCAGGTGAACAGGAAGACGCCCTGTGGGTTTGGAAAAATAAAGCCTACTCCGGCATCGCCGCCTACATCAAGGGATCTGGCAATGATGCACATTCCATATATGTGAACCCAGCATTTATGGATGAACCCAACGAAGATTTTCGTCCTCAGGCGAACTCTCCGGCTAAGGCGTATGGTTACCTTGCTCCGCGATAA
- a CDS encoding alpha/beta fold hydrolase, translating to MTVDILVRNNVKVLGSGSQTIVFAHGFGCDQDMWRYIIPGFMENYRVVLFDYVGSGESQINYYDAVKYSNLQGYAQDVLEIMEALELKDTIFVGHSVSSMIGMLASIQNPKYFNKIIMLGPSPRYVNDLPNYYGGFDRNDIDELLEMMQMNFIGWASYLAPIVMNNPERKELTEELEKSFCSRDPHIARQFAEVTFLSDCRIDLEQATVPTLILQCSDDSIAPVEVGDYLHAHLKNSRLQQMTAKGHYPHLSQPEETIRMIKDYLTSA from the coding sequence ATGACGGTTGATATACTTGTAAGAAATAATGTTAAGGTACTTGGCTCGGGTAGCCAAACGATTGTATTTGCTCATGGTTTTGGATGTGATCAGGATATGTGGCGTTACATTATTCCAGGTTTTATGGAGAACTACCGTGTGGTGTTGTTTGATTATGTTGGATCTGGCGAATCTCAAATTAACTATTATGATGCTGTCAAATATAGCAACCTTCAAGGATACGCCCAGGATGTGCTGGAAATTATGGAAGCGCTTGAGCTAAAGGACACCATATTTGTAGGGCATTCCGTCAGCAGTATGATTGGTATGCTGGCATCAATTCAGAACCCCAAATATTTCAATAAAATTATAATGTTAGGGCCCTCCCCACGTTACGTGAATGATCTGCCGAATTATTATGGAGGTTTCGATCGGAATGATATCGATGAATTGCTTGAGATGATGCAGATGAATTTTATTGGGTGGGCGAGTTATCTGGCACCCATTGTGATGAACAATCCGGAACGGAAAGAGCTGACGGAAGAGTTGGAGAAAAGCTTCTGCTCCAGAGATCCGCATATTGCGAGACAATTTGCCGAAGTGACGTTTTTATCGGACTGTCGTATTGATCTGGAGCAGGCAACTGTGCCAACATTGATTCTTCAGTGCTCGGATGACAGCATTGCCCCGGTAGAAGTAGGGGATTATTTACACGCTCATCTGAAGAATAGCCGATTGCAACAGATGACGGCCAAGGGACATTATCCGCATCTAAGTCAACCGGAAGAAACCATCCGAATGATTAAGGATTATTTAACGAGCGCATAA
- a CDS encoding MFS transporter — translation MKDKIVMPLWTCCLFIVVMNTTMFNVSLPVIIHDLQITSDLGSWVISSYSIGYALSTVIYSRLSDRIPVRKLLTVGLLILGLSSLLGLFAHNFAILLLTRILQSAGAGVMAGLGLVIASRYIPVERRGAAIALISSGSAMAFGLGPIVGGLISEYWGWNGLFAITVLVLLALPVLLYFLPRESVKTDQPFDVIGAILTVINATTLLVAITQQSWFWFAIGVISLVAHLLYIRKASLPFVNPQVFQTPGYTRLILIGFCVLVVNLGNLFLMPLVLADLYGRSPLAIGLLIAPGAIVAAFCTRFVGRWIDRYGNMRFMIIGHTLLAAVLALFMLGLDQSALIITSGYLFFSPALSASMASLNNEASRVLPKAQIGSGMGMLQLIQFFGGSVSVAVCGLLLHSIPGVSVEEAYHVVYACLLLVCVVSLGLTVWHSRASRSGIKPVTLDN, via the coding sequence GTGAAAGATAAAATTGTCATGCCACTCTGGACATGTTGCCTGTTCATCGTTGTGATGAATACCACCATGTTCAATGTTTCTTTGCCAGTCATTATTCATGATCTGCAGATTACCTCGGACCTGGGGTCTTGGGTCATCTCAAGTTATTCGATTGGTTACGCCCTGTCGACGGTGATCTACAGTCGATTGTCAGACCGTATCCCGGTACGCAAACTTTTAACGGTCGGGCTTCTGATCCTGGGGTTATCTTCATTGCTGGGGTTGTTCGCGCATAACTTCGCGATCTTGTTACTGACACGCATTCTGCAATCTGCGGGTGCAGGAGTTATGGCCGGGCTGGGCCTCGTCATTGCAAGTCGTTACATCCCGGTGGAACGACGCGGAGCTGCCATCGCGCTGATCTCATCAGGTAGCGCCATGGCTTTTGGACTTGGCCCCATTGTCGGCGGACTCATTAGCGAATACTGGGGCTGGAACGGACTTTTTGCCATAACGGTGCTTGTCCTGCTCGCTCTGCCTGTATTGCTCTATTTTCTCCCCCGTGAATCCGTCAAAACAGATCAGCCGTTCGATGTTATTGGTGCCATATTAACCGTCATTAACGCCACTACACTTCTGGTCGCGATCACCCAGCAATCCTGGTTCTGGTTTGCCATCGGCGTTATCTCGCTTGTTGCACACCTCCTGTATATTCGGAAAGCGAGTCTTCCGTTTGTGAATCCACAAGTGTTCCAAACGCCAGGATACACCCGGTTAATCCTTATCGGATTCTGCGTGCTGGTGGTGAATCTGGGCAATCTGTTTTTGATGCCGCTTGTGCTTGCTGATCTATACGGTCGCTCTCCACTCGCCATTGGTTTGCTGATTGCTCCTGGAGCTATTGTTGCAGCATTTTGCACCCGTTTCGTTGGACGCTGGATCGACCGTTACGGCAATATGCGATTTATGATCATTGGACACACCCTGCTCGCAGCGGTACTTGCTTTATTCATGCTCGGACTGGATCAATCCGCCCTGATCATTACCAGTGGTTATCTCTTTTTCTCACCGGCACTGTCAGCCTCCATGGCTTCACTGAATAATGAAGCGTCACGTGTGCTGCCCAAAGCGCAAATAGGTTCCGGTATGGGCATGTTACAATTGATTCAGTTCTTCGGTGGTTCGGTGTCTGTAGCCGTGTGTGGGCTGCTGCTACACAGCATTCCGGGAGTCTCGGTCGAGGAAGCTTATCATGTGGTGTATGCTTGTCTGTTGCTCGTCTGCGTTGTTTCACTCGGGTTGACCGTCTGGCATAGCAGAGCTTCACGCTCAGGCATTAAACCTGTTACATTGGACAATTGA
- a CDS encoding PTS transporter subunit EIIC: MHNTQIEDWLKLAGGKENIKLVEHEKGTTTLVLKDSTQLNMSVLASTYVVADIRVTGEQCHLVIRDESSLIYNTLLGMNNWDITGTVLQEAGQTKKNRFSILHFVSDVFRPLMPAILGAAVIKIIVAIIALMDTYSSADSSVLMDSQTFTIFRIIGDGVFYVLPVLVAISTAYRLKSNIYVAASIGGLMFYPEMTMLMSGEKEVHFLGFPLVSQPAFYSTPIWVILTICAAAFLERVVERWSPKFSKGMIAPFLTLLILVPLVLMILGPVGTWIDEYLPEALDSLVANAPVVSVMLLGAVFSLMLIMGLHYWLIAIIINEMVMNGGSMVIAAMLVAIVGQSGAALANALRSKEPASRRVAFWATGTSLLGVVEPALYAVNMRKRSSFYAALLGGAAGGLYFGLLSVKAFAMVGNPSLVSLPLFIEEGGLNLLHTCIGVVIAFGVSGGLTYWMAGKGQKRGQGSPKPSIE; this comes from the coding sequence ATGCATAACACACAGATTGAAGATTGGTTGAAACTCGCAGGTGGCAAGGAGAATATCAAGCTCGTAGAACATGAAAAGGGCACAACGACGCTGGTACTGAAGGACAGTACACAATTGAACATGTCAGTTCTTGCCTCTACATATGTTGTAGCAGATATTCGGGTAACAGGTGAGCAGTGTCATTTAGTAATAAGAGATGAATCTTCACTTATCTACAATACATTACTGGGTATGAACAATTGGGATATAACAGGGACAGTGTTGCAGGAAGCGGGACAAACGAAGAAGAACAGATTCTCGATCTTACATTTTGTATCCGATGTGTTCAGGCCCTTGATGCCTGCGATTCTCGGAGCCGCTGTTATTAAAATTATAGTCGCCATTATTGCGTTAATGGATACGTACAGTTCTGCGGATTCTTCTGTATTGATGGACAGCCAGACCTTTACGATCTTCAGAATCATTGGAGACGGTGTATTTTATGTACTGCCTGTATTGGTAGCAATCAGCACAGCGTATCGGTTGAAGAGCAACATCTATGTTGCTGCATCTATTGGCGGACTCATGTTTTATCCGGAGATGACCATGCTGATGTCAGGGGAAAAAGAGGTGCATTTCCTGGGTTTTCCACTCGTGTCCCAGCCTGCTTTTTACTCTACGCCCATCTGGGTCATTCTAACGATCTGTGCAGCCGCCTTCTTGGAAAGAGTTGTTGAACGATGGAGTCCAAAATTCTCCAAAGGGATGATTGCTCCATTCCTGACGTTACTGATTCTTGTTCCGCTAGTATTGATGATTCTTGGTCCAGTCGGCACCTGGATTGATGAATATCTGCCGGAGGCATTGGATTCACTAGTAGCTAATGCTCCAGTGGTGTCGGTGATGTTACTGGGAGCAGTCTTCTCGCTAATGTTAATTATGGGATTACACTACTGGCTGATTGCCATCATCATTAATGAAATGGTTATGAATGGTGGTTCTATGGTGATTGCTGCCATGTTAGTGGCGATTGTAGGACAATCAGGGGCTGCGCTCGCAAACGCTTTGCGCTCAAAAGAGCCAGCTTCCAGAAGAGTTGCCTTCTGGGCAACGGGAACATCCCTCCTTGGAGTGGTAGAGCCTGCATTGTATGCAGTCAACATGAGAAAAAGATCCTCTTTCTACGCGGCATTGCTGGGTGGAGCTGCGGGTGGACTGTATTTTGGATTATTATCTGTCAAGGCATTTGCTATGGTGGGGAATCCGAGCTTGGTCAGCCTCCCGCTCTTCATCGAAGAGGGTGGCCTGAATCTGTTACACACTTGCATTGGTGTGGTTATTGCGTTTGGTGTCTCAGGTGGACTAACGTATTGGATGGCAGGAAAAGGACAGAAACGGGGACAGGGGTCACCGAAACCCAGCATTGAGTAA
- a CDS encoding sensor domain-containing diguanylate cyclase, with protein MDIQLDLAPCGYFSISDSGVVQSINQTMLTMLGYERDELIGQHIESTMSVSNKVFFHTYFYPYIQLYGHVDEMYFTFRTRDQQAVPVLLNGVRQTRNGESVVDCVVVVMRKRIEHEKDILHTKTKLQELYQATQEANKELERLHEEYKIKEQALIKVNDQLETLASTDLLTGLKNRRFFQEKMLESLMMFREKQRYFSLLVVDIDHFKSINDTYGHPIGDLVLGNLAGLLQSVSRSTDVVARYGGEEFVIILPDCEEEQAIGIAERYRSQVASADWGEYNITVSIGAATVVEEDTEKSLFQRADNALYASKTGGRNRVTHAAQMVKS; from the coding sequence ATGGATATACAATTAGATCTGGCTCCCTGTGGATACTTCTCTATCTCTGATTCGGGCGTCGTACAGTCGATTAATCAAACTATGCTTACGATGCTTGGATATGAACGCGATGAGCTCATAGGGCAACATATTGAATCCACCATGTCGGTAAGCAACAAGGTGTTTTTCCATACGTATTTCTATCCCTACATCCAGTTATATGGACATGTGGACGAGATGTACTTCACGTTCCGTACCCGTGATCAGCAGGCTGTTCCTGTTCTGCTTAACGGTGTTCGCCAGACCCGTAACGGGGAAAGCGTGGTAGATTGTGTCGTTGTAGTCATGCGTAAGCGAATCGAACATGAGAAGGATATTTTGCATACCAAAACGAAGCTACAGGAGCTGTATCAAGCGACGCAAGAAGCGAACAAGGAGCTTGAACGACTGCATGAGGAATATAAAATTAAAGAGCAGGCGTTAATCAAAGTGAATGATCAGTTGGAGACACTGGCCTCCACCGACTTGTTGACAGGATTGAAGAACCGCAGGTTTTTCCAGGAAAAAATGCTTGAAAGCTTGATGATGTTCCGTGAGAAACAACGTTATTTCTCCCTTCTGGTGGTAGACATTGATCATTTCAAAAGCATTAATGATACGTATGGACATCCGATCGGAGATCTGGTGCTGGGCAATCTGGCAGGGCTGCTGCAATCGGTATCGCGAAGTACGGATGTGGTTGCACGTTACGGTGGGGAGGAATTTGTTATCATTCTTCCAGATTGTGAAGAGGAGCAGGCGATCGGTATTGCAGAACGATATCGTTCACAGGTTGCTTCAGCCGACTGGGGGGAATATAACATTACTGTGAGTATCGGTGCGGCCACTGTAGTAGAGGAAGATACGGAAAAGTCCTTGTTCCAAAGAGCGGACAACGCCCTGTATGCCTCCAAAACCGGAGGACGAAACCGGGTGACACATGCAGCTCAGATGGTAAAAAGTTAA
- a CDS encoding cation-translocating P-type ATPase: MQHYRHSAEETLQDVQSSSKGLTTSEAAKRLETEGYNELKGKDATPVWKLFLENFKDPMVIVLLIAAAVQVVLGHLIESLIIFLVILLNAVISVVQTKKAESSLDALKQMSAPEAKVIRDGQKKTIPARELVPGDIVMLDAGDYVPADGRILESGSLKINEGMLTGESEAAEKHADTIPDEAPIGDRRNMAFSGSLVVYGRGMLVITGTALKTEIGKIAELIKNAEAKNTPLQRKLESFSKKLGFFILGLSILIFGIEAGRVWLTEGTENIGPSIVNALMFAVAVAVAAIPEALSSIVTIVLSLGTNKMAKQHAIIRRLPAVEALGSASIICTDKTGTLTQNKMTVVDYYIPHGTKDEFPDDPDQWSEEERRLLHIAVLCNDSNINQEGKELGDPTEVALIAFSNRVNKDYNEIRDQFPREAELPFDSDRKLMSTVHTFEGQTALLTKGGPDVLFSRCSHVFINGEVQPLTPEIRTQFEEKNEAFSKRAFRVLAYAYKKFDDKNQVTIDDEHDLTLVGLTAMIDPPREAVYGSIEESKKAGIRTIMITGDHKTTAQAIGVDIGLAEPDDLAITGAELDKMSDEELDQQLEHISVYARVSPENKIRIVRAWQRKGKVAAMTGDGVNDAPALKQADIGVAMGSGTDVAKDAAAMILTDDNFVSIVNAVSVGRMVFDNIKKAIAYLFAGNLGAIIAILFALIVGWVNPFTALQLLFINLVNDSLPAIALGTEKPEPDVMRRKPRDINEGIFAGGTLQAVITRGVLIGAAVIVSQYIGLGISEEISVAMAFTTLILARSLQTFAARSNTQTIFQVGFMTNKFVLGSILVCLCLYAITLIPGVRGVFAIPDTFGWNEFLIAGGLALAAVILMDVIKWIRNRGKQVTAA; encoded by the coding sequence TTGCAACATTACAGACACAGTGCGGAGGAAACCCTTCAGGATGTACAGAGTTCCTCCAAGGGACTCACGACCTCCGAAGCTGCCAAGAGACTTGAAACGGAAGGATATAACGAGTTAAAAGGTAAAGATGCAACACCAGTCTGGAAACTGTTCCTCGAAAATTTCAAAGATCCAATGGTCATCGTGCTGCTGATTGCAGCCGCTGTACAGGTTGTCCTTGGACACCTGATTGAATCGTTGATCATATTCCTGGTTATTTTGCTCAACGCGGTGATCAGCGTAGTTCAGACCAAAAAAGCCGAAAGCTCGCTCGACGCGCTGAAACAAATGTCTGCACCTGAAGCCAAGGTCATTCGTGACGGGCAGAAAAAGACCATTCCAGCGAGGGAACTTGTTCCCGGTGATATTGTTATGCTGGATGCAGGTGATTATGTCCCGGCAGACGGGCGTATCCTGGAATCAGGAAGTCTGAAAATCAACGAAGGCATGTTGACCGGAGAATCCGAAGCTGCGGAGAAACACGCCGATACCATCCCGGATGAGGCTCCAATCGGAGATCGTCGCAATATGGCCTTCAGTGGCTCACTCGTCGTATATGGACGTGGCATGCTTGTCATTACAGGTACGGCTCTCAAAACCGAAATCGGCAAAATTGCCGAACTGATTAAAAATGCCGAGGCCAAAAACACGCCATTACAGCGCAAGTTGGAATCATTCAGCAAAAAACTGGGCTTTTTCATCCTGGGCTTGTCGATTCTCATCTTTGGCATTGAAGCCGGTCGTGTATGGTTGACCGAAGGTACGGAGAATATCGGACCATCCATCGTAAATGCACTGATGTTTGCCGTAGCTGTTGCGGTTGCTGCCATTCCTGAGGCGCTATCCTCCATTGTGACTATCGTATTGTCACTCGGAACAAATAAGATGGCCAAACAACATGCGATCATTCGCAGACTGCCTGCCGTTGAGGCGCTCGGCTCTGCCAGTATCATCTGTACGGATAAAACAGGAACGCTAACTCAGAATAAGATGACTGTCGTTGATTATTACATTCCCCATGGCACCAAGGACGAATTCCCCGATGATCCCGATCAGTGGTCGGAAGAGGAACGACGTCTGTTACATATTGCAGTGCTCTGCAATGACTCGAATATTAACCAGGAAGGCAAGGAACTGGGTGATCCAACCGAAGTGGCCCTCATCGCCTTCAGCAACCGGGTGAACAAAGATTACAATGAAATCCGTGACCAGTTCCCGCGTGAAGCTGAGCTTCCTTTTGACTCTGATCGAAAGCTCATGAGTACGGTGCATACCTTCGAGGGACAGACGGCTTTGCTGACCAAAGGTGGACCGGATGTGCTGTTCAGTCGCTGTAGTCATGTGTTTATCAACGGTGAGGTTCAGCCCCTCACACCAGAGATCCGCACACAGTTTGAAGAAAAAAATGAAGCCTTCTCCAAACGTGCCTTCCGTGTGCTGGCCTACGCGTACAAAAAATTCGATGATAAAAATCAGGTCACCATTGACGACGAGCATGATCTGACGCTTGTGGGTCTGACAGCGATGATAGACCCACCACGTGAAGCGGTATACGGTTCTATTGAAGAGTCCAAAAAAGCGGGCATTCGAACCATCATGATCACCGGAGATCACAAAACGACGGCTCAGGCCATCGGTGTGGATATCGGCCTTGCGGAACCAGATGACCTCGCCATTACCGGAGCCGAATTGGACAAAATGTCTGATGAAGAGCTGGATCAACAACTTGAACACATCTCGGTATACGCCAGAGTATCACCTGAGAACAAAATCCGGATTGTGCGTGCATGGCAGCGTAAAGGCAAAGTGGCAGCCATGACCGGAGATGGAGTCAATGACGCACCTGCGCTGAAACAAGCCGACATCGGCGTAGCGATGGGTAGCGGCACGGATGTCGCCAAGGATGCGGCTGCCATGATTCTGACGGATGATAACTTTGTCTCCATCGTGAATGCGGTCAGTGTTGGACGTATGGTATTTGATAATATCAAAAAAGCCATCGCATACCTGTTCGCTGGTAATCTCGGTGCCATTATCGCCATTTTGTTTGCCTTGATCGTCGGCTGGGTTAATCCGTTTACTGCCCTTCAGCTGCTGTTCATCAATCTGGTGAACGACTCCCTGCCTGCCATTGCTTTGGGTACAGAGAAACCTGAGCCAGATGTCATGCGGCGTAAACCGCGTGATATCAACGAAGGTATCTTTGCAGGCGGAACCCTGCAGGCTGTGATTACGCGTGGTGTCCTGATTGGTGCGGCTGTTATCGTGTCCCAATATATCGGACTTGGTATTTCGGAGGAAATCAGTGTGGCTATGGCCTTCACAACCTTGATTCTCGCACGCAGTCTGCAAACATTTGCAGCACGTTCCAATACACAAACCATCTTCCAGGTGGGCTTTATGACCAATAAATTCGTGCTTGGCTCCATTCTGGTATGTCTGTGTCTCTATGCAATCACACTGATTCCAGGTGTTCGTGGTGTATTCGCCATCCCGGATACATTTGGTTGGAATGAGTTCCTGATTGCAGGCGGACTTGCTCTTGCTGCCGTCATTCTGATGGATGTCATCAAATGGATTCGCAATCGCGGCAAACAAGTTACTGCGGCGTAA
- the hcp gene encoding hydroxylamine reductase, producing MFCYQCEQTPSGGCTVVGVCGKNETIASLQDTMIFALKGIAAYATHARQLGYSDPEVDRITHEALYMTLTNSNFNVQEHLDMAMKVGNAAIRIMDVLDRAHTDRFGVPQPITVSQNQIEGQCIVVTGHNLYALEELLRQTEGKGINIYTHSEMLPAHGYPALKKYAHLKGNIGKAWYDQRRLFEQFPGAILATTNCVMPIKGTYADRFFSYEVAGLEGVAKIMDDDFSPLIERALSLPAANVQSEQVLTTGYHHETVIGLAPEIIQAVKDGHIRRFFVIAGCDAPGKGGNYYRELATSLPNDTVILTTSCGKFRFNDVDYGTVGDTGIPRYIDLGQCNNSGSTVKIAMALADAFGCTVNELPVSIVLSWFEQKAVAILLGLFSLGIQDIRIGPKPPEFISEGVLDVLVDMFGLKLITTAEEDMNAMLALS from the coding sequence ATGTTTTGTTATCAGTGCGAACAGACGCCGAGTGGCGGGTGTACCGTGGTAGGGGTATGCGGCAAAAACGAAACAATCGCAAGTTTGCAGGATACGATGATTTTTGCGTTAAAAGGCATCGCTGCTTATGCCACACATGCACGCCAGTTGGGATATTCTGATCCTGAGGTGGATCGGATTACACATGAGGCATTATATATGACATTAACGAACTCGAATTTTAATGTACAGGAACATCTGGATATGGCGATGAAGGTAGGTAATGCAGCAATCCGCATTATGGATGTGTTGGATCGTGCGCACACGGACCGCTTTGGTGTACCGCAACCGATTACGGTTAGCCAGAACCAGATTGAAGGACAGTGCATCGTGGTGACGGGACATAATCTGTATGCATTGGAGGAGTTGCTTCGTCAAACTGAAGGGAAAGGAATTAACATCTATACGCACTCGGAAATGTTGCCTGCGCACGGTTATCCGGCGCTGAAGAAATACGCCCATCTCAAGGGTAATATCGGTAAAGCCTGGTACGATCAAAGAAGACTTTTCGAACAATTCCCGGGTGCTATTCTTGCAACAACCAACTGTGTCATGCCGATCAAAGGCACATATGCAGACCGCTTTTTCTCCTACGAAGTAGCGGGTCTGGAGGGTGTGGCCAAGATCATGGATGATGACTTCTCACCGCTGATTGAACGTGCATTGTCTCTACCTGCGGCTAATGTACAGTCGGAGCAAGTCTTAACGACAGGATATCATCATGAGACCGTGATTGGGCTTGCGCCAGAGATTATTCAAGCGGTGAAAGACGGCCATATCCGTCGATTCTTCGTTATTGCTGGTTGTGATGCGCCAGGCAAAGGTGGCAACTACTATCGTGAACTCGCGACATCTTTACCGAATGATACCGTAATTCTGACGACATCCTGTGGTAAGTTCCGTTTCAACGATGTGGATTATGGTACGGTTGGAGACACGGGTATACCGCGTTATATCGACCTGGGTCAATGCAATAATTCTGGTTCTACGGTGAAAATTGCAATGGCTTTGGCGGATGCTTTTGGCTGTACCGTGAACGAGTTACCTGTCAGTATTGTCCTGTCCTGGTTTGAGCAAAAAGCAGTTGCGATCCTGCTTGGCTTGTTCAGCCTTGGCATTCAGGACATTCGAATTGGACCAAAACCGCCTGAGTTCATATCGGAAGGAGTCTTGGATGTACTCGTGGATATGTTTGGTCTGAAGTTAATTACAACAGCAGAAGAAGATATGAACGCGATGTTGGCACTGTCATAG
- a CDS encoding DUF2625 domain-containing protein codes for MNTLTIAELVDRENHAWEELKELLASGQNTYVYVPAKQEAGEDTLYRLQISTKSYLGAVAYETEGIVLDHGWITLLGAGGDSTSGSLTSWNGVSEQPWVDVLEGMMVVAYDAAGGFFGLDTGKYGRTGHIYYFAPDTLEWESTELAYSGFINWLANGDLEQFYQTFRWKGWQEDMSQLQTGQVFAYYPPLWTQEGGGESSSKAPISIMEAWKFALDGK; via the coding sequence ATGAATACATTAACGATAGCTGAATTAGTAGATCGGGAGAATCACGCATGGGAAGAACTCAAGGAACTCCTGGCTAGTGGGCAAAATACATATGTGTATGTTCCAGCAAAACAAGAGGCTGGAGAGGATACCCTCTATCGTCTGCAAATAAGCACCAAATCCTATTTGGGGGCTGTTGCTTATGAGACAGAAGGTATTGTACTGGACCATGGCTGGATCACGCTGCTTGGTGCAGGTGGTGACAGTACATCTGGGAGTCTCACCAGTTGGAATGGTGTAAGTGAGCAACCTTGGGTAGATGTGCTGGAAGGTATGATGGTCGTTGCATATGATGCGGCAGGTGGTTTCTTCGGACTGGATACAGGCAAGTATGGCCGTACGGGACACATATATTATTTTGCACCGGATACACTCGAATGGGAATCGACAGAACTGGCATATTCAGGTTTCATCAACTGGCTGGCGAATGGCGATCTGGAGCAGTTCTATCAGACCTTTCGCTGGAAAGGCTGGCAAGAGGATATGTCTCAGCTCCAGACAGGACAAGTATTTGCGTATTATCCACCACTTTGGACGCAGGAAGGTGGCGGCGAGAGCAGCAGTAAAGCCCCAATTAGCATAATGGAGGCCTGGAAGTTTGCACTGGACGGTAAATAG